A stretch of DNA from Mesorhizobium onobrychidis:
CTCAAGACGGCACGCCACGCGACCTCTACGAGCAGCCCGCAAATGCTTTCGTGGCCGACTTCATCGGCGAAGCCAACATGTTCCAATGCGAGGTCGTGTCGGTCGAGGGCGACAGCGCCACCGTGCATCTGGGATCCGCCGTCCTGAAGCTGCCGGCTCGCGGCCGCAAACCGGGGCCGGCCAAGCTGGCGGCGCGGCCGAGCCGCCTCGAGATTGGCGAACCGAATGCTCCCGGCACCTTGCCCGGCACGCTTGAAAAAGTGACCTATGTCGGCAGCCACCTCGAATTCGTAGTCGCCACCGAATTCGGCGAAGTCTTCGTGATCTCGCCGGATGTCGATACCGCGTTTCGAGCGGGGCAGCCGGTGAGCATCGGCTTTCCCGAACGCGGACCCGTGCTGATCACAGACTGAACGCCTCTTTGCAAAGCGCGTGGACCTTGTCGAACACGCCCTTACCGCCCGCGATGACCAGCGTTCCTTCCTCCAGGACCGTTTTGGGGTCGGCCGGAACGACCAATCCGCCGGCCTCTTCGACCAGAAGCATGCCGGCGAGGCAGTCCCAAGCGTTCATATGCTCCTCGACATAGGCGAGCAGCCTGCCCGAGGCGACGTAGGCAAGCATAAGCGCACCGGATGCATTGCGGAAAAACACGCCGCCCTCCTGAAGCAGGAGATCGATCAGTTTGGCGACGGCACGAGCTTCACGACGATTGGAGAAGCCGGTTCCGACCGAGCCTTGCGTCAGGCTCGTCGTCGGGCTTGTCTTGATGGGCCGGTCGTTGAGAAAAGCTCCGCCGCCGCGTCGTCCATAAAAAGTCTCGCCGGTAGACGGTTCATGGATGACGCCCACCACCGTCACACCCTCCTTGACGCAGGCGATGACGACGGTCCAGGCTGGGATGCCGCGCAGGAAGTTGGCAGTGCCGTCGATCGGATCTATCACCCAAGTGTAACCCGATCCGCCCGCGAGTGCGGCGTGTTCCTCTCCGATAACGCCGTCTTCAGGATATTGCGCCGCAAGCTCCTGCCGGATGAACGTCTCGACATTCCGGTCGGCCTCGGAGACCAGGTCCTGATGACCCTTGCTCTCGATTGTGAGTGTCTCCAGTTGCCGGAAATATTGCAGGCCGAGCTCGCCGCCGCGCCGCGCCAACGCAGTCGCAAACAGCATCCGATCGTTATAGTCACCGGCCATGGCACTCGCTCTGTGTTTGATCCACCTCTTGGTCAAAGCAGGTGCGATCGCCTTACGCTTATCAGGATCATGTCATTCACGCAGTTAATTCTGTCATTGTTTCTGCTTCCATTCGTTTCGTTAGCTGTCTGTTTGTAATCAAGGCCATTTTTGCAGGGAAAGGTTGAGATTACCGGTCGGCGATCGGCTGCCACTCGTGGATGATCTTGTAATCCGGCAACTCGAAAGTGAAGAAATGTCCTTGGAACGGTTGATCGTGACTGCGCGAAATCGGCGCATCCAATAGCTTGCAGAGCAGGAGCGTGCCGACTCCGCCGTGCGCGATGAACGCAATGTCGCCATCGTGATGGGTCCCTAGAATGCGAAACACGGCCCGCACTACCCGTTCTTGGGCATCGACCGCACGCTCCCATCCGCGGGCACTCTCATGTGGATTGGCGAAGAAGGAATCAGCAACTCGTTCGAAGTCGGCGGGTGGAAGGAAGCCTGTTGCGGAGCGGTCATTCTCGCCAAGCTGCTCATCCACCTGGACGGACAAACCCAATCCTGCGGCAAGCAGGCCAGCCGCTTCAATTGCCTTGGCCTCAGAGCTCGACCAGATGGACGTCAGGCCGGACAGCACCGCGCTCCCCGCGAAAGCCCTCATCCGGGTGACGCCACGGTCCGAAAGCCGCCAGGCTGGGACTGGCAGGGCGGGATCGACGGAAACTTCTGGGTGAGTGATAAAGAAGGCCGTCGGCATACGTTGTGCTCCGATAAAATCCTTCCGACGCCTAACAGAGCTGATCAAGCGCAGGAAGTATCAACACACACACCAACCACGTCATTGCACGGGCACTTTTCACAGCCTCAATGGATATCAGAAACAGGAACGTCTGTATCGCGCTGCCATGAGCGGACCTCCGGCCGTCAAAACCGCTACATTGTCTCCAAACTCCTTGCAGTTCATTCCGCGCACACCGGTTTGATGTCGATGGTTCCGCTGTCGATAGCACCGCCGATGCGACCGTAGCGCCATCCCAACCACCGCGATTGCGAGGAAGGCAATAAACGCGATTCACCGCGAAGCCGTGGAACCAATGCCAAGGTGGATCGGCAGGGGATACGTGTCCTGTTCGCCGGGCTCGAGCCGGGCGACCGCACACCCTACCACTCGCATCGCTTTCCGGTCACGGTCTACGTTCTGGAAGGTGCGTTCACACTTGAGCTGGACGAAGGCGAGCCCGTCAGCATCGGTCAGCGAGGTTTTCGTAGAGGCATCCGACGCGCGGAAACCGCCGAAATCTCGAAGTGGCAACCGCGACGATCTTGGTGCTTTCATGTCAGCGACTGGACAACCCGATGCCGATCCGGCCGAATGATGCTGGCGGGGAGTTGGGTACCCCCCGCAACGCCCGGGATGGGGTCGGGCCTTGCCCTTCAATTTGTCGGGAGGAAGGTCCGGGTCGGCCCATAACACGACATATCGAGACCGGCTTGTCGCGGAGAAGGCCGTTGCTGCAATCAGGCTGTCAGCAGCATTAGGCTCGCGTTCCAGTCTCGGCCATTGGCGGCAGTCAGCTGATTGCGTTTGCCCCTAGACCGGCCTCGCCGGTTTCCGCAGGCGAATTGTCGATCCGCAGGCTGCATCCGTCAAATGCTGTTTTCAGGTTGCCTTTCGAGGTGTTGAAGCTTCACCCCAGGTTTCAATCAGCATCCGCATGAACCTCTCGGCGGGCGGCGAGAGCGATGCGCCGCGTCGACGCACGACCCCGATCGTGCGCGAGATTTCGGGATCGCGGATGGGCCTTGTGACCAGGAACGGATGGTCGCCCTGCGGGGTCGCCATGCGCGGCAGGACCGATATCCCGAGACCGGCTTCGACCAGACCGAGTGACGTCGAGAGATGCGTCACTTCATAGGACCAGCGCAGCGCGAGGTTCGACTTCGTCAGCGCGGCATCCAAGAGGATCCGGTTCGCGCTCGACCGATGGACGGTGATGAGATGGTAGGGGACGAGATCCTGCCAGGTCAGGACATCCCTTGATGCCAGCGGATGCTCCTTTCGTGCGGCGAGAACGAAGGGGTCCTCGATCAGACGCTCGAAGGTCAGGTCGGGATCGGACGAACCCATGATGTTGACCCCGAATTCGACCTCCCCGCGCGCGACCGCCTGAAGCCCGTCGGTCGCCGGAAGGTCGAGAATCCGGAAGCGGATGTTGGGGTATTGCGCATCGAACTGCCGGATCACTGAGGGCAGGAAGTAATAAGCCGCCGTCGGCAAGCAGGCGATGGTGACAAGACCGCCTCGCCGCTCCCCCAGCTCGCGGAAGGCGAAGAGCGAACCGTCAAACTCCTCCAGCATCCGGCGCACCAGCGGGACCAGCTCCCCGCCGACGGCGGTGGGCGCCACATGGCGCGTCGTCCGCTCCAAGAGGGGGGCGCCGATGGAGCCTTCGAGTTTCTGAATGCGACGACTCAGCGCCGGCTGCGAGAGATTGAGCGACTCCGCTGCCCGGTGGAAGCTCGCGAGCTCCACGACGAGCAGAAAGGCGCGGAGGTCCAGGATTTCACAGTTGATGTTCATAACGCATCAAAATCTCCGATTTTAGCATTTCTCATATTAATCGGATTCGCGTAACAAACAAGACAATTGAACCGCCGAGCGCATGAAAAGGGAGGATGTCGCACGATGAACGATCTGATCCGCATTCCGTGCGCTCTTATGCGCGGCGGCACGTCCAAGGGGCCCTTCTTCCTCGCCTCCGATCTACCGTCCGATCCAGCCTTTCGTGACCAGATTCTGCTCTCGGTCATGGGGTCAGGGCATCCGCTGCAGATCGACGGCATTGGCGGCGGCAATCCGGTCACAAGCAAGGTGGCCATCGTCGGGCCCGCAAGCATCAAGGGCGCGGACGTCGATTATCTTTTCGCGCAGGTGCGCGTTGACCAGCAGATCGTCGACATCTCGCCCAACTGCGGCAATATGCTTGCGGCCGTCGGCCCCTTCGCCATCGAAGCGGGGCTTGTGCCGGTGCAGGGTCCTACGACGCTCATTCGGATTCACAACGTCAACACCGGAAAGCTGATCGAGGCAGAAGTCCCGACGCCCAACGGTAGCGTCTCCTATCTCGGCGACGCGGCGATCGACGGCGTTCCAGGCAGCGCGGCGCCGATTGCGCTTACCTTCATGGATGCCGCAGGCGCCCGCACGGGCCAGCTGTTTCCCACAGGCAAACCGAACGAGGTCATAGACGGCGTCAGCGTCACTTGCATCGACTGCGCCATGCCAATGATACTCCTCGAGGCTGAGGCCATCGGCGTCAGCGGATTCGAGACCGCCGCCGAACTCAACGGAAACAAGGCGCTGTTGGAACGGCTCGAGAGCGTGCGCATCGCCGCCGGTGAGCGAATGGGTATGGGTGATGTCAGCAACCAGGTGACACCGAAGCCGGTGCTGATTTCCCGGCCAAGGGCAGACGGCGACATCAGTGTGCGCTATTTCATGCCGCACCAGTGCCATCCTTCGCTTGCCACGACAGGTGCTGTTGGGATTGCGACGGCCTGCATCACCGAAAATACAGTGGCATCCCGCTTGATCGGCACTCGCAAACCACCGGTGGTCCTGTCGATCGAGCATCCGAGCGGCCATCTCGATGTCAAGCTTCAGGACAGGAACGGCAAGATCGTCGCGGGCATCCTGCGCACCGCCCGCCGCTTGTTCGAAGGACATGTTTTCGCAAAACCTGTCACGCAGTTCGTCTGCGCGGCATAATGACCGTGGCCGCCGGGAGGGCGCCACATAACTTGGAGGAAAATCATGCGTAAGCTCATGCTCGCCCTTGCGGCAACCGTTGCCTTTGCGGGCTCCGCCCTGGCGGAACCCGTGCGCATCAGCGTCGGTTCCTACAACCTCAACAACCTGCCTTTCCCGGTCGCAGCCGGCCTCGGCCTTTACGAGAAGGAGGGTCTGGAGGTTACCGTAGAGAACTTCGCGTCGGGCGGCTCGAAGACACTTCAGGCGCTCGTGGCTGGCTCGACGGATATCGCCGTTGGCT
This window harbors:
- a CDS encoding inositol monophosphatase family protein; its protein translation is MAGDYNDRMLFATALARRGGELGLQYFRQLETLTIESKGHQDLVSEADRNVETFIRQELAAQYPEDGVIGEEHAALAGGSGYTWVIDPIDGTANFLRGIPAWTVVIACVKEGVTVVGVIHEPSTGETFYGRRGGGAFLNDRPIKTSPTTSLTQGSVGTGFSNRREARAVAKLIDLLLQEGGVFFRNASGALMLAYVASGRLLAYVEEHMNAWDCLAGMLLVEEAGGLVVPADPKTVLEEGTLVIAGGKGVFDKVHALCKEAFSL
- a CDS encoding histidine phosphatase family protein → MPTAFFITHPEVSVDPALPVPAWRLSDRGVTRMRAFAGSAVLSGLTSIWSSSEAKAIEAAGLLAAGLGLSVQVDEQLGENDRSATGFLPPADFERVADSFFANPHESARGWERAVDAQERVVRAVFRILGTHHDGDIAFIAHGGVGTLLLCKLLDAPISRSHDQPFQGHFFTFELPDYKIIHEWQPIADR
- a CDS encoding LysR family transcriptional regulator, translated to MNINCEILDLRAFLLVVELASFHRAAESLNLSQPALSRRIQKLEGSIGAPLLERTTRHVAPTAVGGELVPLVRRMLEEFDGSLFAFRELGERRGGLVTIACLPTAAYYFLPSVIRQFDAQYPNIRFRILDLPATDGLQAVARGEVEFGVNIMGSSDPDLTFERLIEDPFVLAARKEHPLASRDVLTWQDLVPYHLITVHRSSANRILLDAALTKSNLALRWSYEVTHLSTSLGLVEAGLGISVLPRMATPQGDHPFLVTRPIRDPEISRTIGVVRRRGASLSPPAERFMRMLIETWGEASTPRKAT
- a CDS encoding 4-oxalomesaconate tautomerase, giving the protein MNDLIRIPCALMRGGTSKGPFFLASDLPSDPAFRDQILLSVMGSGHPLQIDGIGGGNPVTSKVAIVGPASIKGADVDYLFAQVRVDQQIVDISPNCGNMLAAVGPFAIEAGLVPVQGPTTLIRIHNVNTGKLIEAEVPTPNGSVSYLGDAAIDGVPGSAAPIALTFMDAAGARTGQLFPTGKPNEVIDGVSVTCIDCAMPMILLEAEAIGVSGFETAAELNGNKALLERLESVRIAAGERMGMGDVSNQVTPKPVLISRPRADGDISVRYFMPHQCHPSLATTGAVGIATACITENTVASRLIGTRKPPVVLSIEHPSGHLDVKLQDRNGKIVAGILRTARRLFEGHVFAKPVTQFVCAA